Proteins encoded within one genomic window of Pararhizobium capsulatum DSM 1112:
- a CDS encoding putative bifunctional diguanylate cyclase/phosphodiesterase: MTLGKRAFLLIFPVVLTGYLLAAFAVYLAESRSMQSLEQARLSQQLDHLAALYRNEVNQSRSFLYTILEGNAIRRFLSETDESYRNNALGLRLQQSVRSLSDDPKKFLSFSILNPDMSPAYYFENSDDPFAEIGSAQMALVKRLTAGNQLRDWTFLEGPGMRPLIIYSEFIDPTTFSRPLPSAKSSALLIQVAIEPVQFLAMKRSTELEYGVNAEFMISPPSAWHDKLAAGVRLAPSLFLTIDASETHVATGLDKLKLLLGLGALAMSFVSVSLMAVLITRFITNPISALDRQVTTVMNGQRDGILETGAAGEIGRLTRNIKQMHDQSVRALRLVQNASWTDTLTGISNRGHFNSLAATIVQETVEADRPCSLLFIDIDNFKFVNDKYGHEVGDELLRNLASRLRETVDAVIERRVLPPAVLARLSGDEFAVLLQSSPGDGTIRETCAGILSLFSGGFEVRGKQYPVTASIGIAICPVDAANLAELISNADAAMYQAKTTGKNRASRFSRELQAKRDRVRLVQEELRLVDPDEQFHLVYMPIVDDGGKVVGCEALLRWVSPTLGNVRPDEFVPIAESSGQFTKIDCWVIDRAMSEYHLLEQLFGRDTTLAINISSAELHSKSIANHFNDCLDRHGIAPGVIEIELTETYAVTLGDQLRQNIEELRARGFRISIDDFGAGYTSMQQIIEYTADTIKLDRALVANLAREEMLPALKAVIALCHAQNMQVIAEGVDTNEKMAMLSAAGCDNYQGYLISQPLTLEDLGIWSLKRTAELAGRTGQRQLVAGRHRRSGTDGLL; encoded by the coding sequence GTGACACTTGGCAAGCGCGCGTTTCTGCTGATCTTTCCGGTCGTTCTGACAGGCTACCTGCTGGCGGCCTTCGCCGTCTATCTGGCAGAAAGCCGCTCCATGCAGAGCCTGGAGCAGGCTCGGCTTTCCCAGCAGCTCGATCATCTGGCCGCTCTCTATCGCAACGAAGTCAACCAGAGCCGAAGCTTTCTCTACACGATCCTCGAAGGCAACGCGATCCGCCGCTTTCTTTCAGAGACTGACGAGAGCTACCGCAACAACGCGCTTGGCCTGCGCCTGCAACAGAGCGTGCGTTCGCTGTCGGACGATCCGAAGAAGTTTCTTTCCTTCTCGATCCTCAATCCTGACATGTCACCGGCCTATTATTTCGAGAACAGCGACGACCCCTTTGCCGAAATCGGCAGCGCCCAGATGGCGCTGGTCAAGCGCCTGACGGCCGGCAACCAGTTGCGTGACTGGACGTTCCTGGAGGGGCCGGGCATGCGGCCGCTGATCATCTATTCAGAATTCATCGATCCCACGACCTTCAGTCGCCCCTTGCCAAGCGCCAAATCCTCCGCCCTGCTGATCCAGGTCGCGATCGAGCCCGTGCAGTTCCTGGCTATGAAGCGCAGCACCGAACTCGAATACGGCGTGAACGCCGAATTCATGATCAGCCCGCCGTCCGCCTGGCACGACAAGCTGGCTGCGGGCGTCAGGCTCGCCCCATCGCTGTTCCTGACCATCGATGCCTCGGAAACCCACGTGGCAACAGGTCTCGACAAGCTGAAGCTGCTGCTTGGCCTTGGCGCTCTGGCGATGAGCTTCGTCTCGGTGAGCCTGATGGCCGTGCTGATCACCCGCTTCATCACCAATCCCATCTCCGCACTCGACCGGCAGGTCACGACCGTCATGAACGGCCAGAGAGACGGCATTCTCGAAACGGGCGCCGCCGGAGAAATCGGCCGCCTTACCCGCAACATCAAGCAGATGCACGATCAATCGGTGCGGGCGCTCCGGCTTGTCCAGAATGCCTCCTGGACAGATACGCTGACGGGCATCAGCAACCGCGGCCACTTCAACAGCCTTGCTGCAACGATCGTGCAGGAAACCGTGGAAGCCGACCGCCCTTGCAGCCTGCTGTTCATCGATATCGACAACTTCAAGTTCGTCAATGACAAGTACGGTCACGAGGTCGGCGACGAGTTGCTGCGCAACCTCGCCTCCCGGCTTCGTGAAACCGTCGATGCCGTCATCGAGCGGCGCGTACTGCCGCCCGCTGTTCTCGCGCGTCTTTCGGGCGATGAGTTCGCTGTTCTTCTCCAATCCTCGCCGGGCGATGGAACCATCCGGGAAACCTGTGCCGGCATCCTCAGCCTGTTTTCCGGCGGCTTCGAGGTGCGTGGCAAGCAGTATCCGGTCACCGCCAGCATCGGCATTGCGATCTGCCCGGTCGATGCAGCGAACCTCGCCGAACTGATCTCCAATGCCGATGCAGCCATGTATCAGGCAAAGACCACCGGCAAGAACCGGGCGTCGCGCTTCTCCCGTGAGCTCCAGGCAAAACGCGATCGCGTGCGGCTTGTCCAGGAGGAGCTGCGGCTCGTCGATCCCGACGAACAGTTCCACCTCGTCTACATGCCGATCGTCGATGATGGCGGCAAGGTCGTCGGATGCGAGGCGCTGCTGCGCTGGGTATCGCCGACACTCGGCAATGTCCGCCCGGACGAGTTCGTGCCGATTGCCGAAAGTTCCGGCCAGTTCACCAAGATCGACTGCTGGGTGATCGACCGGGCGATGTCGGAATACCACCTGCTCGAACAGCTCTTCGGGCGCGATACGACGCTTGCGATCAACATTTCCTCGGCAGAGCTGCACTCGAAGTCGATCGCCAATCATTTCAACGATTGCCTTGACCGCCACGGCATCGCGCCGGGCGTGATCGAGATCGAGCTGACCGAAACCTATGCGGTGACGCTCGGCGACCAGTTGCGCCAGAATATCGAGGAGCTCAGGGCTCGCGGCTTCCGCATTTCGATCGACGATTTCGGAGCAGGCTATACCTCGATGCAGCAGATCATCGAGTACACGGCCGACACCATCAAGCTCGATCGGGCGCTCGTCGCCAATCTCGCGCGCGAAGAGATGCTGCCGGCGCTGAAGGCGGTCATCGCGCTCTGTCATGCCCAGAACATGCAGGTCATCGCCGAAGGCGTCGATACCAATGAAAAGATGGCCATGCTTTCGGCTGCCGGTTGCGACAACTACCAGGGCTACCTGATCTCCCAGCCGTTGACGCTTGAGGACCTCGGCATCTGGTCGCTGAAGCGCACGGCGGAGCTGGCTGGCAGAACCGGGCAGCGCCAGCTCGTTGCCGGCCGCCATCGTCGCAGCGGCACGGATGGGCTTCTTTAA
- a CDS encoding polyamine ABC transporter substrate-binding protein, with product MLKKTIAAATLLSATFTVGVARAETLNLLIWEAYIDQGIIDRFTKETGVEIRQTYYDSGDARDEILSDPASNIDLAVVGENGAALFGKRGILEPLTDTNVPSLKDYSEQWRSRCAGYALPYLWGTMGIVYRSDMVKQTPTSWNDLMAPKPELKKHIAMYDDHNEAFIAPLVLLGKSINANDNETLKAAFEVMKKQAPFVLTYDYVITSIQNPEIGRNIYMALAYSGDQHVLNDKAGTPGVWRYAVPKEGTLSWLDCMAVTSASPRKDLALKFLNFVGAPESAATNAESLTMPTASSAALKLIPAETRDNPEIYTPDDILAKSQYQEELSIQSVQTRRRIISSMANFQ from the coding sequence ATGCTAAAGAAGACGATTGCCGCCGCCACTTTGCTTTCCGCGACCTTCACGGTCGGTGTTGCACGCGCCGAAACGCTGAACCTCCTGATCTGGGAAGCCTATATCGATCAGGGGATCATTGATCGCTTCACCAAGGAAACCGGGGTCGAGATCCGCCAGACCTACTACGACAGCGGTGATGCGCGCGACGAAATCCTTTCCGATCCGGCAAGCAACATCGACCTTGCCGTCGTCGGCGAGAACGGCGCGGCACTTTTTGGCAAGCGCGGCATCCTCGAGCCCCTGACGGACACCAATGTCCCCTCGCTAAAGGACTACAGCGAACAATGGCGCTCCCGTTGCGCCGGCTATGCACTTCCCTATCTCTGGGGCACGATGGGCATCGTCTACCGTTCGGACATGGTCAAGCAAACGCCGACCTCCTGGAACGACCTGATGGCGCCGAAGCCGGAGCTGAAGAAGCACATCGCCATGTATGACGATCACAACGAGGCGTTCATCGCGCCGCTCGTCCTGCTCGGCAAATCGATCAATGCCAACGACAACGAGACGCTGAAGGCAGCCTTCGAGGTGATGAAGAAGCAGGCGCCGTTCGTGCTCACCTACGACTATGTGATCACCTCCATCCAGAACCCCGAGATCGGCAGGAACATCTACATGGCGCTCGCCTATAGCGGCGACCAGCATGTGCTGAACGACAAGGCGGGTACACCCGGCGTCTGGCGCTATGCCGTGCCCAAGGAAGGCACGCTCTCCTGGCTCGATTGCATGGCGGTGACATCAGCTTCGCCACGCAAGGATCTGGCGCTGAAATTCCTCAATTTCGTCGGCGCGCCGGAAAGCGCTGCCACCAATGCCGAAAGCCTCACCATGCCGACGGCAAGCTCGGCAGCCCTGAAACTCATTCCGGCCGAGACCCGCGACAACCCCGAAATCTACACGCCTGACGATATTCTGGCCAAGAGCCAGTATCAGGAAGAACTCAGTATCCAGTCCGTCCAGACGCGACGACGCATCATCAGCTCGATGGCGAACTTCCAGTGA
- a CDS encoding CopD family protein, which translates to MTYLFLKSLHIVAVILWMGGMVLLSVASLWLAKAGCPRGERESSVISAVRRWDARVTNPALGLVWLFGITIAYLGDWYMDAWLHAKFVVVLVLSALHGNLTASFRRMENDPARPVPNHLPYSAAITFGGLLVIVLLVVMKPF; encoded by the coding sequence GTGACGTATCTGTTCCTGAAATCCCTGCATATCGTCGCCGTCATCCTCTGGATGGGCGGCATGGTGCTGCTGTCCGTAGCTTCGCTCTGGTTGGCAAAGGCAGGCTGTCCGCGGGGCGAGCGCGAGAGTTCGGTGATATCAGCCGTTCGCCGCTGGGATGCGCGCGTTACCAATCCGGCGCTGGGGCTTGTCTGGCTGTTCGGGATCACCATCGCCTATCTCGGCGACTGGTACATGGATGCCTGGCTGCACGCCAAGTTCGTCGTCGTGCTCGTGCTGTCGGCGCTGCACGGAAATCTGACGGCCTCTTTCCGCCGCATGGAAAACGATCCGGCACGGCCGGTGCCGAACCATCTCCCCTACTCGGCCGCCATTACCTTTGGCGGCCTTCTGGTCATCGTGCTCTTGGTGGTGATGAAGCCGTTCTGA
- a CDS encoding MFS transporter, giving the protein MASVTAGNSGTAERTAFSIIVAVSFCHMLNDIMQSLLTSLYPLLKESYALDFVQIGLLTFTFQVTASLLQPAVGVVTDRWPIPFSLPAGMLSTCAGLLLLANAHSFPLLLVAASLIGLGSAIFHPESSRIARLASGGRHGLAQSLFQVGGNAGTAIGPLLAAFIVVPRGQGSLGWFSGIALVGFVILSFVSGWYTRHRLANSNRPAASRTLPLPRNKVIMTLIVLIVLTATKNVYMASLSSYFTFYTIEKFGLGLQDAQMLLFLFLGASAAGVLLGGPFGDRYGARFVIWFSILGVIPFALMLPYANLFWTGVLVVLIGLVFSSAFSAIVVFAQELVPGRVGLIAGMFFGFAFGFGGIGAAVLGVFADRQGIEFVYTMTSYLPLLGILTVLLPKIPGHR; this is encoded by the coding sequence ATGGCAAGCGTAACGGCCGGCAACAGCGGCACCGCAGAGCGCACGGCTTTCTCGATCATCGTGGCAGTCAGCTTCTGCCACATGCTCAACGACATCATGCAATCGCTGCTGACCTCACTTTATCCGCTGCTCAAGGAAAGCTATGCGCTGGATTTCGTACAGATCGGTCTCCTGACCTTCACGTTCCAGGTCACCGCATCGCTTCTGCAGCCGGCTGTCGGCGTGGTCACCGATCGCTGGCCGATACCGTTTTCGCTGCCGGCAGGCATGCTCAGCACCTGCGCCGGCCTGCTTTTGCTTGCCAACGCCCATAGTTTCCCGCTGCTGCTGGTCGCCGCAAGCCTGATCGGCCTTGGCTCGGCAATCTTCCATCCGGAATCATCGCGCATCGCGCGTCTCGCCTCGGGCGGTCGCCATGGCCTGGCGCAATCGCTTTTTCAGGTCGGCGGCAATGCCGGTACGGCGATCGGGCCGCTGCTTGCCGCCTTTATCGTCGTTCCGCGGGGACAGGGCAGCCTTGGCTGGTTCTCGGGCATCGCGCTGGTCGGCTTCGTCATCCTCTCCTTCGTCAGCGGCTGGTACACCCGCCACCGCCTCGCCAACAGCAATCGCCCAGCTGCCAGCCGTACACTGCCGCTGCCTCGCAACAAGGTGATCATGACGCTGATCGTGCTGATCGTGCTGACAGCGACGAAGAACGTCTACATGGCAAGCCTCTCCAGCTACTTCACCTTCTATACGATCGAGAAATTCGGTCTTGGGTTGCAGGATGCGCAGATGCTGCTGTTCCTGTTCCTCGGCGCGAGTGCAGCCGGCGTTCTTCTCGGCGGCCCGTTCGGCGATCGCTATGGCGCCCGCTTCGTGATCTGGTTCTCGATCCTCGGCGTCATTCCGTTTGCGCTGATGCTGCCCTATGCCAACCTGTTCTGGACCGGCGTTCTGGTCGTCCTCATCGGCCTGGTGTTCTCGTCCGCCTTCTCGGCAATTGTCGTCTTTGCGCAGGAACTGGTGCCGGGTCGGGTCGGGCTCATCGCAGGCATGTTCTTCGGTTTCGCCTTCGGCTTCGGCGGCATCGGCGCTGCCGTGCTCGGTGTCTTTGCAGACCGCCAGGGCATCGAATTCGTCTACACGATGACGTCCTACCTGCCGCTGCTGGGTATCCTCACGGTTCTTCTCCCGAAAATCCCGGGACACCGCTGA
- a CDS encoding AraC family transcriptional regulator, with the protein MRIITLPNKDAEEELQHQESLSWIERTGDVVLALGRNYPAGFRVPLHSHTKTQLWCAREGVVLVGTARGRWMLPPGHGLLIPAGLEHATEMVSDVRMQSLYVDAAIVATDDPRVLEVTSLAGNLMEELVQSDERPLPERRKRLIMELLLDEIGRLPERPLGLPFPVDQRLARLCRHFVKRPAANAGIDDWARDLGMSRRSFTRFFRAETGLSFVTWRQQACLFASLPRLAEGQSVTSVALDAGYENIAAFTTMFRRMLGSSPSNYLRSRAG; encoded by the coding sequence ATGCGTATTATCACCCTGCCGAACAAGGATGCCGAAGAGGAACTCCAGCATCAAGAAAGCCTTTCCTGGATCGAAAGGACGGGCGATGTGGTGCTTGCGCTCGGCCGCAACTATCCGGCCGGCTTCCGTGTGCCGCTGCACAGCCACACGAAGACGCAACTTTGGTGCGCGAGAGAGGGCGTCGTTTTGGTTGGCACGGCGCGCGGTCGGTGGATGCTTCCCCCCGGACACGGCCTGTTGATCCCCGCAGGACTGGAACATGCCACGGAAATGGTGAGTGACGTGCGCATGCAGTCGCTTTACGTGGACGCGGCTATCGTTGCGACCGACGACCCCCGTGTGCTGGAAGTCACGTCCCTGGCAGGCAACCTGATGGAGGAGCTTGTGCAATCGGATGAGCGCCCGCTGCCGGAGCGGCGCAAGCGGCTGATCATGGAATTGCTGCTCGATGAAATCGGCCGCCTGCCGGAACGCCCGCTTGGCCTGCCGTTTCCCGTCGATCAACGGCTTGCGCGTCTGTGCCGACATTTCGTGAAACGCCCGGCCGCCAATGCCGGTATCGACGATTGGGCGCGCGATCTCGGCATGAGCCGTCGGTCGTTCACGCGGTTCTTCCGGGCCGAGACAGGCTTGAGCTTCGTCACCTGGCGTCAGCAGGCCTGCCTCTTCGCATCCCTGCCGCGCCTCGCGGAGGGGCAATCGGTGACCTCGGTTGCGCTCGATGCCGGCTATGAGAACATCGCGGCCTTTACGACGATGTTCCGGCGCATGCTCGGCAGTTCGCCCAGCAACTATTTGCGTTCGCGGGCAGGATAG
- the ubiA gene encoding 4-hydroxybenzoate octaprenyltransferase — protein MNTTSLDSGRVYDAPSNNWVYRVLPRALWPYAQLARWDRPIGWQLLMWPCFWAAGLAANAAANLGSFSFSRFAFHLFLFFVGAVAMRGAGCTYNDLVDHHIDMEVLRTRSRPLPSGRVSRLQAKIFLVLQALVGLIVLLQFNGFSIALGILSLAIVAIYPFAKRFTDWPQFFLGLAFSWGALMGWAAEFGSVSFGAVLLYLGAVAWTIGYDTIYAYQDREDDELIGVRSTARRFGERPRPWLVGLYGITTLLILFAFMASGAGFLAYVALLAAAIMLFYQILVLDIHDAGQCLALFKFNNIVGLIIFVGLVAALLVRLL, from the coding sequence ATGAACACGACCAGCCTCGATTCCGGCCGCGTCTATGACGCACCGTCTAACAACTGGGTCTACCGCGTCCTGCCGCGGGCGCTGTGGCCCTATGCGCAGCTTGCCCGCTGGGATAGGCCGATCGGCTGGCAATTGTTGATGTGGCCGTGCTTCTGGGCGGCGGGGCTGGCGGCCAATGCGGCAGCAAACCTCGGCAGTTTTTCCTTCAGCCGGTTCGCCTTTCATCTCTTTCTGTTTTTTGTCGGCGCCGTCGCCATGCGCGGTGCCGGGTGCACCTATAATGATCTCGTCGATCACCACATCGACATGGAAGTGCTGCGCACCCGCTCGCGCCCGCTGCCATCAGGCCGGGTCTCGCGGCTCCAGGCCAAGATATTCCTGGTTTTGCAGGCGCTCGTCGGCCTGATCGTTCTGCTGCAGTTCAACGGCTTCTCGATTGCGCTCGGCATCCTGTCGTTGGCAATCGTCGCGATCTATCCCTTTGCCAAGCGCTTTACCGATTGGCCGCAGTTCTTCCTTGGGCTTGCCTTCTCATGGGGCGCGCTGATGGGGTGGGCCGCGGAATTCGGAAGTGTCAGCTTCGGCGCGGTGCTGCTTTATCTCGGCGCGGTTGCCTGGACGATCGGTTATGACACGATCTACGCCTATCAGGATCGCGAGGATGATGAACTGATCGGCGTTCGGTCCACCGCGCGTCGATTCGGGGAGCGCCCGCGGCCGTGGCTGGTCGGGCTCTATGGCATCACGACGCTGCTGATCCTGTTTGCCTTCATGGCTTCCGGTGCCGGTTTCCTCGCCTATGTCGCGCTTTTGGCGGCCGCGATCATGCTGTTCTACCAGATACTGGTGCTCGACATCCACGATGCCGGCCAGTGCCTGGCGCTGTTCAAGTTCAACAACATCGTCGGGCTGATCATTTTCGTCGGATTGGTTGCGGCTCTTCTCGTTCGTCTGCTTTGA
- a CDS encoding DUF6101 family protein yields MLKTLTQPAWVETTLRLDPMRFPQQATYSLPGQASDVTISLDERGAVMRKILPTSGLPLSIALPSRAFKGVAARAIDHGDGEVTVTLELHHDDPDLCIPLLVAHDLSDIAADWRAWAEAYRIPMMMVEADGVARPLEEHLGEVRTRDIKPRRRHSLFNGRRPRFLMRRATGSLGVNMKIDGREIIARS; encoded by the coding sequence ATGCTGAAGACACTCACTCAACCGGCATGGGTTGAAACCACCCTGCGTCTCGATCCGATGCGCTTTCCCCAGCAGGCAACGTATAGCTTGCCTGGACAGGCAAGCGATGTCACGATAAGCCTCGACGAACGCGGTGCCGTGATGCGCAAGATTCTTCCGACCAGCGGCCTGCCGCTATCGATTGCTCTGCCCTCCCGCGCGTTCAAGGGGGTCGCCGCCCGTGCGATCGATCATGGCGATGGAGAGGTTACCGTGACACTCGAACTTCATCACGACGATCCTGATCTGTGCATTCCACTTCTGGTGGCACACGATCTTTCCGACATCGCCGCCGACTGGCGTGCCTGGGCGGAAGCTTACCGGATCCCCATGATGATGGTCGAAGCCGATGGCGTCGCCCGTCCGCTCGAAGAGCATCTTGGCGAGGTCCGCACCCGTGATATCAAGCCGCGCCGCCGCCATTCGCTGTTCAACGGCCGTCGCCCACGCTTCCTGATGCGCCGCGCGACCGGTAGCCTCGGCGTCAACATGAAAATCGACGGCCGCGAGATCATCGCCCGCAGCTGA
- a CDS encoding DUF1217 domain-containing protein yields MVYTYIDYNLITRDMKLSLQRTADQAQVARETAYYKENIGKVTSIDAFMDDYQLYSYAMKAHGLEDMTYAKAFMRKVLESDLSDDTSYANKLTDDRYRNFAMAFSFSQGTAVVQSSAQEEDVIGLYKQTMADQEAAVGTDTAYFNAAMDKITTVDQLWQNDKLKNYVLTAYGFDPKYMSYEHFKGIVTSDVNDSSSYVNTQAASYKQGLQARIDSIVSTASAEDLANSASSARKQIAQYQSAINNAPDYTTLAAAFNFQTDGTLSAGDLPMTNDQKSTTSTSYIFAQPRTSSSAALSTKSYYESAMANVTSISGIKSNSTLFSYIVTAYGLPSGTLTTTFENIVTSDLSDPNSYANTQGGQYSAVYKKIAADFNFQADGTLVSGKAAQTTTQMASTSAGWMALYNDKQDAADETLISSFQTLMQTVTDVDSFLADTKITSLVLKAFGLENEGDTARKLKKVLTSDLSDPKSYANSLKDSRYTDLVKAFNFNADGSLGTPTLAQSESEILLTAKSYVVAKSQFGTADDKTKATEESKYYSSTMEKVESLDDFLSNKRLVDFVLVANGLDPDKVEPGYLRKMFESDLDDPKNFVNTEPDTRYRELVASFNFNTEGQIVKPEEGIQTRRGLLETQDLYYNQTLEEQEGEDNAGVRLALYFRRMAGGIGNAYDILADSALLQVIQTAFSIPEEMSSADVDVQYAYINRVLDTQDLQDPAKLEKLLVRFASLYDIDNNSDVSPAEIIMSGSGGTGISADTLLSLTQLRTGGA; encoded by the coding sequence ATGGTTTACACCTATATCGACTATAATCTCATCACGCGCGACATGAAGCTCAGTCTGCAGCGCACCGCCGACCAGGCACAGGTGGCTCGCGAGACCGCGTACTACAAAGAAAATATCGGCAAGGTCACCTCCATCGACGCGTTCATGGATGACTACCAGCTCTATTCCTACGCCATGAAAGCCCATGGTCTGGAGGACATGACCTATGCCAAGGCTTTCATGCGCAAGGTGCTGGAAAGCGATCTGAGCGACGATACCAGCTATGCCAACAAGCTAACCGACGACCGCTACCGTAACTTCGCCATGGCCTTCAGCTTCTCGCAGGGGACGGCGGTGGTTCAAAGTAGTGCACAGGAAGAGGATGTCATCGGTCTTTACAAGCAGACCATGGCCGATCAGGAGGCCGCCGTCGGTACCGACACGGCGTATTTCAATGCGGCGATGGACAAGATCACCACCGTCGACCAGCTCTGGCAGAACGACAAGCTTAAGAACTACGTGCTGACCGCCTACGGATTCGATCCGAAGTATATGTCCTATGAGCACTTCAAAGGGATCGTCACCAGCGACGTGAATGATTCCAGCAGCTACGTAAACACCCAGGCTGCGTCCTACAAGCAGGGTCTCCAGGCCAGAATCGACAGCATCGTTTCCACGGCATCCGCCGAGGATCTGGCGAATTCCGCGAGCAGTGCCCGCAAGCAGATCGCCCAGTATCAATCCGCCATCAACAATGCGCCGGACTACACGACGCTTGCCGCCGCCTTCAATTTCCAGACGGATGGAACGCTGTCTGCCGGCGATCTGCCGATGACCAACGATCAGAAGTCGACAACGAGTACGTCCTATATTTTCGCCCAGCCCCGCACGTCTTCCAGCGCCGCGTTGTCGACCAAGTCCTACTACGAATCGGCGATGGCGAACGTCACTTCGATCAGCGGCATCAAGAGCAACAGTACGTTGTTCTCCTACATCGTCACCGCCTATGGCCTGCCTTCAGGCACGCTGACGACGACCTTCGAAAATATCGTCACCAGTGATCTCAGCGACCCGAACAGCTACGCCAATACGCAGGGTGGGCAATACAGCGCAGTCTACAAGAAGATCGCTGCCGATTTCAATTTCCAGGCAGACGGGACGCTCGTGTCCGGCAAGGCAGCCCAGACGACGACGCAGATGGCATCGACCTCTGCCGGCTGGATGGCGCTTTACAATGACAAGCAGGACGCCGCCGACGAGACACTGATTTCAAGCTTCCAGACACTGATGCAGACTGTGACGGACGTCGACAGCTTCCTGGCCGATACCAAGATCACGTCTCTGGTGCTCAAGGCCTTCGGGCTTGAAAACGAAGGCGACACCGCCCGCAAGCTGAAGAAAGTGCTGACCAGCGATTTGAGCGACCCAAAGAGCTACGCCAACTCGCTGAAGGACAGCCGCTACACCGATCTCGTCAAGGCCTTCAACTTCAATGCCGATGGTTCGCTTGGAACGCCGACGCTTGCCCAGTCCGAATCCGAAATCCTGCTGACGGCGAAGTCCTATGTCGTTGCCAAAAGCCAGTTTGGCACCGCCGACGACAAGACCAAGGCGACGGAAGAATCGAAATATTACAGCTCAACAATGGAAAAGGTCGAATCGCTCGACGATTTTCTCTCGAACAAACGCCTCGTGGATTTCGTTCTTGTCGCCAACGGTCTGGACCCGGATAAGGTGGAGCCCGGCTATCTGCGCAAGATGTTCGAATCCGACCTCGACGATCCCAAGAATTTCGTCAATACCGAGCCGGATACCCGCTACCGCGAACTCGTCGCTTCCTTCAATTTCAACACCGAAGGCCAGATTGTGAAGCCCGAGGAGGGCATCCAGACCCGCCGCGGCCTGCTTGAGACTCAGGATCTCTACTACAACCAGACCCTGGAAGAGCAGGAAGGCGAGGATAATGCCGGTGTTCGCCTGGCTCTCTATTTCCGTCGCATGGCAGGAGGCATAGGAAACGCCTACGATATCCTGGCCGACAGCGCCCTGCTGCAGGTGATCCAGACTGCGTTCAGTATTCCCGAAGAAATGTCGAGCGCCGACGTCGATGTTCAATACGCCTACATCAACCGCGTGCTCGATACCCAGGATCTGCAGGATCCGGCAAAGCTTGAGAAACTGCTCGTCCGGTTCGCGTCGCTCTACGATATCGACAACAACTCGGATGTCTCGCCTGCCGAAATCATCATGTCCGGCAGCGGCGGCACCGGCATAAGCGCCGATACACTTCTCAGCCTCACGCAGCTGCGCACCGGTGGGGCTTAA